The DNA sequence CGCTTAATATTACAAACTCGCATTCGTCGTTTACCTTTCTTGCAGATTCTATAATTTCGTTTATTTTTGTGTCCGAAATTGAGTTGAGAAGATTGACTTCATTTAATGCAGTTTTTACGCCTATTACCGAAAGCCTTTCTCCGGCACCCAGCCCTGACTGCAAAATAAGAGAAACCTCCATCTTATCACGGCTTACTACGGCTCTTACCTTTGCATCCCTATATGGAACTATACGGATCTTTAACCCCCGTTCGGTATTTGCAATTAAAAGAAGACCGGTTTCTCCCGCACGCAGTTCGGAATGGTTTTGTACTATATTTCGTAAATCCAAGAAAAAAGGATCATTGCCCGGAAGCCCGGGAATAGATTGACCGTATACATCAACACCGGCCTCTCCCAATCCGGCATCTTCAACCTCATAGATAAGGTCTCCCTTTTCTACAATTGTAAGGGTTTCAGCTTCAGAAAGAGGATAATCTTGATCTGTTGTAGGATTTTCTACATCTGCAGTGCGTAAATCGGGCCTCTTTAAACGGTCTGCCAAACGCTGTACCTCATGGTCAGGTATTTGTTCAAAATGAGTGATAAGTTTTTTATCGGGCCCTCTTTTTGGAGGAGAACCTTCAGCAATCAGCATCGAGAATTCCATATCGGAAGAATTTATAAAATCGTTTAAACCCTCTTTTATCTTCTCAGTATCGATATTTGCAATATTACTTCTTTGGAGAAGTCTGTTTATAGTAGACATGTCCACTTCGTTAGCGGAATCGGCAGCCTTTCTTACATAGAGATAGGCCGCTGTTTTGTCGTTATTTGTTGTAATTCTTGCATCAAAGTTGGGATCAAGCTCAAGCGGCAATGAAACGGGTTCTATACCGGAGCCGGTATGTTTTTTTAAATAGTCCTCAATAGTTTTTTTACTTACCAGAGATGAACTTTTTATTCCCTTTCTTTTTGCCTCAAGAAGAATCTCATCGGCTGAGGGGCAATTTTCAGGCTCAAGTAAGGCTGTAAAGGTTAAAAAACACTTTCCACTGTTATTTTTCTTTAATGTCCACAACTTTTCCATAAACTTTTTTCCTATACTTTAAAGCCCTGCTTAAGAGCCTTTGCTATTTTTGTTTTTAACAGTAAATTTTCATTCCTAAGCACATTTATCTCAAATTGCTGGGATTTTATAATTTCGCTCATTTCGCCCGAAGACAAGACCTCTCCTCCTATCAAATCATCCAAATATTCCATCTTAGACTTAAAGTCCGTTTCAGCTTCAGCTTCAGCCGACATAAAAGAATAATCGGAAAATTCTTGAAAATCTTCTCCACTATAATTTTCGGCTTCAGATTGAATAAGTTTATCGGCTATGCGGTATATAGCCTGAGAAATCATAGACTGGGGTTTATACCTGATTACCGGAAGCCTTGAGGCAAGAGCCTTATCCTGAACGGCATCCGTGTATATTACACCCAGATGTTCAAGATCAATATTTAGGTACTGCTTTGCAGAACGGCGTATCTTCATAGCCTTCTCCGCATCCTTTGGATCATCCATCATGTTCATTATAATGCGGGGTTTAAAATGTGAAAATTTGCTTAAAAACTTTTTGGTATTGTCAGGGTCAAGAGTCATCAACTCTTGCGTTATTGTCGGGATATAAAGACGCTGCATTCCGGGAACATCATTTTTTAGTTTTTCAAAAAAAGATCCGCCCTTAGACTTTGCAGGAAATGAAGAGCACATCATCCTAAACACAATATTCTTTAAAAACACATAGGCATCAAGAGTAGAAGTTACCGAAGGGGATGTAATTATTATTCCTTGCGGGGACAGTAAAAAAAAGTCTAAGATACCTAAATGAGTTCCGGCACCTAAATCCAAAATCAAAAAATCGGCATCCATCTTTAAAAGTTCTTTTACCAAAGAGTTACGCTGATATATTTTTAAAGCTGCAAAGCCGGGAATTTCGGAATCCCCTGGGACAAATCTTACATTTTCATAATCCGTGTCGATTATTATGTCTTTAAATTCGGCGGCCTTTGTTAAAAAAGTACCTATGCCGTTTTTGCGTCCTTGAACGCCTAAAACCAAGTGCAGGTTTGAAGCTCCCAAATCAAGGTCGGCCAAGACTACCCTTTTACCTGCCTGTCCCAATGCAATTGCAAGATTTGCAGCTATAAGACTTTTGCCTACACCGCCTTTTCCGCTGGCAATAGGAATTATTTGCATAAAGACCTCTCCCTTTTTAAGCATAAAATTAATATCAAGGTATCAATATACAAAAACAACCTTGCTACCCGTGTCTGTAAAATAAATGCATCGGCAGTCCACTCCGTAAGGCTTACAAAACGTGCGGTTTTTATCAAAAAAAACCAAGCCGCAATAATGGACAAAAGTTTAATGACGGCAATAATCCTTAAAAGCTGGTGAAAATCTTTTTCATCATGAAGTAATAAAAAGAAAAACACGGCCGGCATACATAAAAAAACAAATGCAAACCAGTCAACAATACTTAAGGGCCAAGGCTGAGCCTTTTCGATATAAGTAAACAAGAGAACTCTGAGTATTTCTATTGCCAATGCTAATATATAAAGCATATAAGACAAAACGTGTCCCATACTTACAGTTTACGTAAGTAAAGCCTTGCGGTCAAGAGGGATAGAGGGCTTTATTTTTCTTTTCCCGATTTTTTTGCATCTACTTTAAAGAAAAGAAGCTTTTCCGTTTCAAAACCCGAATTTAAATCTACCTTCCAAAAAAACAGATTTCTTATTCCCATAATAGGATTTTTTGCCTCAGGGATTTTTTCGTATATGGGAAGAATAATACACTCTGCAGCCTCATTAGATTCTATGGTAAAGATTGACTTTCCTTCAGGTTCCGTTATTTGAGCCCAAGACACATTTGAAAAGGTATTTTTTTCTTGAGAAGCTTCATATTTTTGATCATCTGCATAAACTGAAACGCTTGCAAGTTTTTTTTCAATAGGGCTTACGGATAGGTCTATTTCCACCATAAAATAAGCAGAAAGATTAAAGGGACTTTCATTTTTTAAAATATATTGAACTTGAACGCCCTGATCATTGAAGCTGTATTGTTTGCGCAAAGATACTAATTGATTAAAACTGCGGAAGCTTCCTTCGGTTTTCATTAAAAGCTCAAATTTAACCCTGTCGAATTTTACATCCTGATAAAGATTTTCACAAAAAACCGGCTTGGCAACAGCAGACTTAAAATCCCCCTTTCTAATTGTTTCAAGCTCATCCGAAGATATAAGATGGTCTACAAATAAGCCTGTCTCTTCGGAACAGATATCTGCATAGTTTTTATAGGCGGAAAATACATCCATCTCAAAAATCTTTCCGCCCAGAGCGTGAATATACATATTAAGATGTTCCCGCTGAGATATAAACTCCTTAATACCATCCAAATCAAAATCCAAACTGGTTAAAGAATCTGCAAAAACACCGGGGATTCTGGTCTGCTTTTCGGCTAAAAGCAGATTTCTGTAGCAGTACTGTCTTAAATCTCTGTTATATTTTTTATTTTTACAATCCAAATTAAAAAGTATTCCGCTTTCAGCCTTCCACAAATCCAATGAGGAATTATTTTTGCGGGCCTTATCGCCTCGGACCTGATTTACAAGACTATGAACATAGATCATCTTTGCATACATGGCATAGACATTGGGTTTATTGGCTAAAAGCTGCTTTACAGAACTGTTTACAAGCTGATTTGAAAATATTGCGTTTGAGGCTATAAAGCCTTTTTGATATATCCTTTTATTTTTAATTATTTGTCCGGTATGAGTGAGCGAAATAACGGAGTCGGGAGATGAAATACGTTCAAGGAATTCCTCCATCCACGATCTTTTGCCCTTTGATTTATCTAAAAATCGGACTGCCGTTTCTCTGGATAAGAAGACGACAACGCTTGTTTCGGTAACCACACTTGCATAATTGCATAAAAAATCATAAAAGGCTGCCGGATGTAAATCTGTATTTTCAAATTCATAAGTAGAAGGAATACCGAATAATATTTTTCCGCTGTCTTCCATACAAACCGGAGCAAATGCATTTAAGCCGGCCTTAATAAAAAAACGGGAGTCAAGAAGGCAATACTCCATTCCGCATTTTTGTAAATTGGAAAGAACATTGGGATTCCATGCAAAATATGGGAGATACATTCCGCGGGGCCTCTTATAAGAATGTTTGCGCAAAGTATCCGTCATATACTCTATCTGCCCTATGAGGTCAGATGAGGGAATCATCGAAATAAATGGTTCATAAAAGGCATTTCCAAGAATTTCTACCTGTTTTCTATTTTGCATCTCATAAATAACATCGAAAAAAGAGGTGTTTTTACGTTGTATCCATTCTAAAAATCTACCGCTAAAAACAAGAGTAAAGGGAATAGAAGGAGAAGCATATAAGTTTGAAAAAAAATCTTTGTAGTCTTGAGTATAATCTTCTTTTGAAAACTCATCAATTACGTTATAATCTGCGTGAACGGCAAAACATATCTCCAGTTTTTTTTTACTGTTTTTTTCCACAAAAACCCCTTTACATTTTTACAATGTTTCAATTATAAATTATAAGTAAAGCCTTGTCAATCCTGCAAAGCTTTTTGTCAAAGCTTTTCAAAAACGGTTAAAAATTAAAAAAAAGGCGATAAATCGGTAAGATAAAAAGCCGACAACACCAGCCCCATGCTTATCAAAAATAAAGACGCTTTTTTCCATTCGGTAAAAGCCTCTTTATCCGCTGTTTTTCGCTTAATTGCATTTAGAATAAACAAAAATACAAAAAGACTAAAAAAACCCGAAAAAATCAAAGCAAGACATTCTCGATATGTAGAGGCCTGATAAAGGCAAAAAAATACAAGTCCCCAGCTAAAAATCTTTTCTTCAGGTTTTAAACCGCTAAACTTAGGCCATACAAGCTTAAAAATCAAATTCAAAGCCTCTAAAAAACTTATAGTCAAAACAGGAAGCAAAAAGCCGGCTCCAAGCGGGTTTAAAATATAAAGACCTAAACTCCAAACCAGACTGACCGATATCAAAACGACTATGACATTTTTAATAAAAAATGAGTATACTTTTTTTGGGCTTTCAAGATAGATATAAAGGCATTCCAAGCCTATTCCATATACAAAAACAATCGAAGATACAAAGGTATAAAATATAATCAGACTCATTCTTCCTCTCCCATCCTAACAGTCGGCAATTCTTTTGTAACGGAAAAATAAATCCATATTATAAGCCCGA is a window from the Treponema denticola genome containing:
- a CDS encoding alpha-amylase/4-alpha-glucanotransferase domain-containing protein; this translates as MEKNSKKKLEICFAVHADYNVIDEFSKEDYTQDYKDFFSNLYASPSIPFTLVFSGRFLEWIQRKNTSFFDVIYEMQNRKQVEILGNAFYEPFISMIPSSDLIGQIEYMTDTLRKHSYKRPRGMYLPYFAWNPNVLSNLQKCGMEYCLLDSRFFIKAGLNAFAPVCMEDSGKILFGIPSTYEFENTDLHPAAFYDFLCNYASVVTETSVVVFLSRETAVRFLDKSKGKRSWMEEFLERISSPDSVISLTHTGQIIKNKRIYQKGFIASNAIFSNQLVNSSVKQLLANKPNVYAMYAKMIYVHSLVNQVRGDKARKNNSSLDLWKAESGILFNLDCKNKKYNRDLRQYCYRNLLLAEKQTRIPGVFADSLTSLDFDLDGIKEFISQREHLNMYIHALGGKIFEMDVFSAYKNYADICSEETGLFVDHLISSDELETIRKGDFKSAVAKPVFCENLYQDVKFDRVKFELLMKTEGSFRSFNQLVSLRKQYSFNDQGVQVQYILKNESPFNLSAYFMVEIDLSVSPIEKKLASVSVYADDQKYEASQEKNTFSNVSWAQITEPEGKSIFTIESNEAAECIILPIYEKIPEAKNPIMGIRNLFFWKVDLNSGFETEKLLFFKVDAKKSGKEK
- a CDS encoding P-loop NTPase codes for the protein MQIIPIASGKGGVGKSLIAANLAIALGQAGKRVVLADLDLGASNLHLVLGVQGRKNGIGTFLTKAAEFKDIIIDTDYENVRFVPGDSEIPGFAALKIYQRNSLVKELLKMDADFLILDLGAGTHLGILDFFLLSPQGIIITSPSVTSTLDAYVFLKNIVFRMMCSSFPAKSKGGSFFEKLKNDVPGMQRLYIPTITQELMTLDPDNTKKFLSKFSHFKPRIIMNMMDDPKDAEKAMKIRRSAKQYLNIDLEHLGVIYTDAVQDKALASRLPVIRYKPQSMISQAIYRIADKLIQSEAENYSGEDFQEFSDYSFMSAEAEAETDFKSKMEYLDDLIGGEVLSSGEMSEIIKSQQFEINVLRNENLLLKTKIAKALKQGFKV